The nucleotide sequence CCGTTTAAGATATCAACAGGAGTTGGTGGACAGCCCGGAATATAAACATCTACCGGAATAATCTTGTCAACTCCTCCCAAAGAAGCATAGCTTTCACCAAATATCCCGCCATTGCAGCCACAGTCACCGGCTGCAATTACAAATTTAGGAGAGGGCACTGCATTATAGGTCCTGACAAGAGCTATTTCCATATTTTTAGTTACCGGCCCTGTGACAAGTAATACATCTGCAAATCTGGGTGAGGCGGTAAAATGAATACCAAATCTCTCACAGTCATATACCGGGTTATTTATGGCATGAATCTCAAGCTCGCAACCGTTACATGAGCCTGCATCCACTTCCCTTACCGCTAAGCTCCGCTTGAAATACTTTTTTACGGAATCCTCAAGTTTGATTTCCGATATGGTTATTTTGGGGTCATCAATTCGTGGGCTTGAGTCTGTAACAATGCCTGTGTGGAGAAATATCTGGCGCAGAATTCTAATCATAGGTCATGCCCCGAATACGACTGATTAAAACTCTTGTTGCAAAGAGGAAAATCAGGGACTATATTACCCTTTATTGCCTGCTCAAGGGCCAGCCAGTTTACACTGGACGGGTCTCTGACCATACACCTGTTTATTGCTCCGGTGGGGCCGCTTTGTAGCCAGTAGAGTATCTCCCCGCGCCATCCCTCAACCGCCGCAAACCCTGTTGAATCAGGCAAGGGCACGCTGCACTTAGTAATTATGCCGCTTACAGGCATTTTTCTGAGAATACGCCGCAACAGGCGCACGGACTCCCGTATTTCCTCTACCCGTACCCACACCCTTGCGTGCACATCCCCGGCGGTAAGCACAGGGGCCGCTACTTCCAGTGAATCATATGGAGGGTACGGGTTATGAACCCTGCAATCTACATTAAGGCCGCTTGCCCGTGCTACTATTCCTACCGTACAAAGCTCTCTTGCCAATTCGGATGACAGTATGCCGGTGTTACGCACTCTGTCCTCAAGCGAAGCACTCTCCTCATAGATAGTAACCAGCCGCCCAAAGTCTTCCTCAAGGAAATCCAGCTCCGTTAAGATTTCCTTTTTGCCCTCTGAATCTACATCAACTGTCACACCACCGGGAATCACTCTGTCCATCATAAACCTGTGCCCAAAGAGCTTATGGTTGGTACGCATAAGGCTTTCCTTAAGCCGTGAGCACTGATATAACATAAAAGCAAATGCAGCGTCATTGCAAATTGCCCCTATATCGCCAAGGTGATTGGCAATACGCTCCCGTTCAAGAAAAAGTGCCCTAAGCCACTGCGCCCGCTCCGGCACCCGGCACTGTGTCATCGATTCAAGGGCAATGCAGTAGGCCGTGGCGTGAGCAACTGTTGTATCACCAGATACCCGCCCTGCTAATTTAACCGCAGTATCCCACGCCATAGATTCAAATCTCTTTTCTATCCCCTTGTGGACGTAACCAAGACGCTCCTCAAGATTAATTATGGTCTCCCCAACCGCCTGAAACCTGAAGTGTCCCGGTTCAATTATACCAGCATGGACGGGGCCAACCGGAATCTCATACACGCCCTCACCCTCAGCCTTAAGCCATGCGTAGTCCCCTTCCACCGGTTGCATCGGCTTTGATGCGTCAAAACACTTTCTGAGAGGCCATGCATCCTGCGGCCAATCCTCAAATTTTATCCACGGTCTGTCATCCGGATGCCCCGCCGGTGTTATCCCCATGAGGCTTCTTATTTGGCGCTCAAACCTGTAGGCTGGCACAAAGTGCTTTATAAGGCTTGGGAAGGTTGGATTATGCTGAGGCAGCCGAGCCTTCACTATCAGGTACTCGCTCCCCCATCTGTAACAAGCATGGATGCCGAAGCCCCTGCCTGCATCTCTTTCATCTGTTGCCCACTCTGCACTAAGAAAAGCAAATGAGTCCTTTAGCACTTTAGCGGCCTCTGCAAATCTCTCCGCCGGCACTGTAAATGTAACCGGAGTTCTGTTTTTATCAGTGACCGCTTCAGCGCCAAATGCGCCCTTAAGTGCCTCAGCTAATGTATTCATTTCAATAACTCTACCGCACTCTGAAACCACTTATTTAGGAAATCCGGCAGATAGAAACCAAGGGCAAGCACCAGTGTCATGTGAAGCAAAACCGGTGTGCGGGCTGTCTTCATTGGTGTATAATATGAGGGAACATCCCCTGCGACCATATATTGAACTTTCCTCAGAAGCCCTGCAAAGGCAACAGCAAGGCCTATAAGGATAAAAGGCGCTAAAAGTGGCGCTTCCTTTATGGTAGCGGTAAGAATTAGAAATTCACTTGTAAAAATACCAAAGGGCGGCATACCGGCAATTGCCATCGAAGATAGCATCAATGTCCAGCCGACAAAAGAATCACCGTTAAACAGTCCTTTTATTTTAGCTATCTCCTGTGTACGGTGCATTTGGCAAGCGTTGCCTGTAATGAAAAATATTGAGGATTTTGTAAGGCTGTGCATAAGCATATGCAGAAGTGCGCCAAATGTGGCGATAGACCCGCCAAGACCAAAAGCAAAAGTAGCAATTCCCATGTGCTCGATAGATGAATAAGAAAACATGCGCTTAATATCTCTTTGTCTGAGGATGGAAAAAGAGGCAACTAAAATTGATACAATCCCGAATCCCATCATAATGTTTCCGGCATAGTGGGTGTGAGTTGAGCCATCCACCAGCACCTTGCATCTGACAAGAGCATAGAGAGCGATATTTAACAGAAGACCTGAGAGCACTGCTGAGATAGGTGTAGGGCCCTCACTGTGGGCGTCGGGAAGCCAATTGTGTAAGGGAACAAGACCCACCTTCGTGCCATAACCCACAACCAGAAAAACAAAAGCCAGAGAAAGTACAGTAGGTTCAAGCTTGCCGCTTACCCCAATAAGGTTTGTCCAAAGCAGCGCCTCCCCGCCCTCACCCAACACTTTCTCAGCCGCAAAGTATAACAAAACCGTTCCAAAAAGAGCCTGAGCAATGCCGACCCCGCAGAGTATAAAATACTTCCATGCGGCCTCTATCGCTCCGGGGCTGCGGTAGAGCGAGACCAGAAGCACAGTTGATAAGGTGGCAAGCTCCATCGCTATCCACAACACCCCTATGTTGTTAGTGAGCAAACACAGCAGCATAGCAAAGATAAACATTTGAAACATAGCATGATAAAAGCGCATACGCCTGTGTCCAACCCGTCCGTGTTCCCTCTCTCTTTCCATATACCTGCGGCTAAAGACAGCGGTAGTAACAGAGACAAAAGAGGTAAGCACAGAGAGGAATACGCTAAAGGCGTCAACATAGAAGAATTTGCCGCCTGTTATAACCGGCCCGTGGTTGCAGACCTCAATGGCAAGAACAGCACCGGCTGCAAGAGTTAAAACCGATGATAAAATATTTAGTTCAGGTGCAAACCTCCTGTCCCCGATAAAGGCTAAAACCAAAGCAGCCACAAGCGGCGTTATAAGCAAAACAAGGAGTATCATTCAGTTGTCCTCCCGCAGGCTCTCCATCTGCTCCACACTGAGGCTGTCAAATGTTGTGCTTATCTGGAAGAAAAATATTCCGAATATGAAGGCGGCAATTAAAACATCCAGAGCAACACCAAGCTCCACCACCAAAGGCATACCGTATGTCGCACTGGTAGCTGCAAAGAAAAGACCGTTCTCCATTGCAAGAAATCCTATTATTTGCGTGACGGCGTGTTTTCTCGTTATCATCATTAGAAGCCCTATCATAACTGTTGCAAGGGCAACTGCAAGGGTTGAACGGGTTATAAGAGTGGAAAGCTCTCTGACCGGGGCTGTAAGATGGTACGAGAAAATAACAAGTGCAATGCCTATCAACATTGTCGTTGGGATATTAACTATTGTTTCCATCTCTTTTCTGATCTTAAGGCGCACAGCAAGGACATGCAATATGTACGGTAGGAGGATTACTTTTATCGAGAGAGTTAAAACCGATGATATGTAGAGATGATGCTTGGCGGCCACAAACCCTACGAGTGCTGTGTTTATTGAAAGAAAAAGTCCCTGCCATGCAAATAAGGTGACTAAGCTTTTTATTTTCCTCTGCGCAAGCATTGCAAAAGCGCTTAATAACACCAATGCCGCCAGAAAACTATTTATCTGTGCCATTACCTCAACGCTCATATCACTCCAGAATAAAAAAGCATATCATACCAAGAGTAGCCATCAAAAAAGCGGCTCCCAGAAATTCGGTTAAACGGAATAATCTCATCTTTGCAAGCCCGGTCTCCGTCAGAACCACGGCAATACCAATGATGCCAAGCTTTATAAGCATAAAGAAAACTGATACGGCAATCTCCCCTGCGGTATCAGTGGCAGCTATCCCCCATGGCAAAAAACATGCAATACCAAGTGTGGCAAAAAGAAAAAATCTCATCATTGCGCCCCACTGTATAAGAGCAAGGTGTCTGCCCGAATACTCCAGAATCATTGCCTCATGCACCATGGTCAACTCAAGGTGAGTTGCCGGATTATCTACCGGAACCCTGCCTGTTTCTGCAATTACTACAAGAATAAATGCAAGTGCAGCAAATACAATTGACGGCCTCAAAATCAACACGCCGCTTTGAAATGACTGCACTATGTGAAACAAGGATGTTGACTTTCCTGCCAGTGATACGGTAAAAATAGCCATCAAAATGGCAGGCTCCGTAAGAGAAGCTATCATCATCTCACGACTGGAACCCATCCCGCCAAATGCAGTGCCCACATCCATCCCTGCCAATGCGGTAAAAAATCTGGCTGTTGAAAAAAGTGCGATTAAGACAATAATATCAGCACTTGGCGCCAAAAACAAGTTCATCGAAACTATAGGAATTACGCTTCCAACAACAACTGAGGTGCCAAAGACAAAATACGGAGTAAAACGAAATATCCACGAGGCGTTATGAGCCAGCACAATATCCTTGACAAACAGCTTTGCGATATTTCTGTATGGCTGAAGCAACCCTGCCGATGACCTCCCCTGAGACCAGCACTTCAGCATGTCCACCCA is from Nitrospirae bacterium YQR-1 and encodes:
- a CDS encoding NADH-quinone oxidoreductase subunit B family protein — encoded protein: MIRILRQIFLHTGIVTDSSPRIDDPKITISEIKLEDSVKKYFKRSLAVREVDAGSCNGCELEIHAINNPVYDCERFGIHFTASPRFADVLLVTGPVTKNMEIALVRTYNAVPSPKFVIAAGDCGCNGGIFGESYASLGGVDKIIPVDVYIPGCPPTPVDILNGFYKLFL
- a CDS encoding NADH-quinone oxidoreductase subunit C; the encoded protein is MNTLAEALKGAFGAEAVTDKNRTPVTFTVPAERFAEAAKVLKDSFAFLSAEWATDERDAGRGFGIHACYRWGSEYLIVKARLPQHNPTFPSLIKHFVPAYRFERQIRSLMGITPAGHPDDRPWIKFEDWPQDAWPLRKCFDASKPMQPVEGDYAWLKAEGEGVYEIPVGPVHAGIIEPGHFRFQAVGETIINLEERLGYVHKGIEKRFESMAWDTAVKLAGRVSGDTTVAHATAYCIALESMTQCRVPERAQWLRALFLERERIANHLGDIGAICNDAAFAFMLYQCSRLKESLMRTNHKLFGHRFMMDRVIPGGVTVDVDSEGKKEILTELDFLEEDFGRLVTIYEESASLEDRVRNTGILSSELARELCTVGIVARASGLNVDCRVHNPYPPYDSLEVAAPVLTAGDVHARVWVRVEEIRESVRLLRRILRKMPVSGIITKCSVPLPDSTGFAAVEGWRGEILYWLQSGPTGAINRCMVRDPSSVNWLALEQAIKGNIVPDFPLCNKSFNQSYSGHDL
- a CDS encoding hydrogenase 4 subunit F, with product MILLVLLITPLVAALVLAFIGDRRFAPELNILSSVLTLAAGAVLAIEVCNHGPVITGGKFFYVDAFSVFLSVLTSFVSVTTAVFSRRYMEREREHGRVGHRRMRFYHAMFQMFIFAMLLCLLTNNIGVLWIAMELATLSTVLLVSLYRSPGAIEAAWKYFILCGVGIAQALFGTVLLYFAAEKVLGEGGEALLWTNLIGVSGKLEPTVLSLAFVFLVVGYGTKVGLVPLHNWLPDAHSEGPTPISAVLSGLLLNIALYALVRCKVLVDGSTHTHYAGNIMMGFGIVSILVASFSILRQRDIKRMFSYSSIEHMGIATFAFGLGGSIATFGALLHMLMHSLTKSSIFFITGNACQMHRTQEIAKIKGLFNGDSFVGWTLMLSSMAIAGMPPFGIFTSEFLILTATIKEAPLLAPFILIGLAVAFAGLLRKVQYMVAGDVPSYYTPMKTARTPVLLHMTLVLALGFYLPDFLNKWFQSAVELLK
- a CDS encoding formate hydrogenlyase encodes the protein MSVEVMAQINSFLAALVLLSAFAMLAQRKIKSLVTLFAWQGLFLSINTALVGFVAAKHHLYISSVLTLSIKVILLPYILHVLAVRLKIRKEMETIVNIPTTMLIGIALVIFSYHLTAPVRELSTLITRSTLAVALATVMIGLLMMITRKHAVTQIIGFLAMENGLFFAATSATYGMPLVVELGVALDVLIAAFIFGIFFFQISTTFDSLSVEQMESLREDN
- a CDS encoding NADH-quinone oxidoreductase subunit H, translated to MKALNLIFIEVLQVLIVLSAAPAFVGWVDMLKCWSQGRSSAGLLQPYRNIAKLFVKDIVLAHNASWIFRFTPYFVFGTSVVVGSVIPIVSMNLFLAPSADIIVLIALFSTARFFTALAGMDVGTAFGGMGSSREMMIASLTEPAILMAIFTVSLAGKSTSLFHIVQSFQSGVLILRPSIVFAALAFILVVIAETGRVPVDNPATHLELTMVHEAMILEYSGRHLALIQWGAMMRFFLFATLGIACFLPWGIAATDTAGEIAVSVFFMLIKLGIIGIAVVLTETGLAKMRLFRLTEFLGAAFLMATLGMICFFILE